A window from Drosophila yakuba strain Tai18E2 chromosome 3L, Prin_Dyak_Tai18E2_2.1, whole genome shotgun sequence encodes these proteins:
- the LOC6534145 gene encoding enhancer of split malpha protein: MSFITREYKFESSKVMEPKSDQHTMAMRSLRKLVKPLLRLVKKKQLLRKTLAEIQNQNAVNASLEDMRKDPAASCDNMANEELEQRLYTDLRQCPTNVAMIVQQGQQQSIVPVHPEQTFIPVHFARTTSGTFFWTSAEGARQHHEQQLRQQFDRWVQA; this comes from the coding sequence ATGTCGTTCATCACACGGGAATACAAGTTTGAGAGCAGCAAGGTGATGGAGCCGAAATCAGATCAGCACACGATGGCTATGCGGAGTCTGAGGAAACTGGTCAAACCCCTTCTGCGGCTGGTGAAGAAGAAGCAGTTGCTCCGGAAAACTCTGGCCGAGATCCAGAACCAAAACGCAGTCAACGCCTCGCTGGAGGACATGCGCAAAGACCCGGCGGCCAGTTGCGATAACATGGCCAacgaggagctggagcagcgaCTGTACACCGATCTCCGCCAGTGCCCCACCAACGTGGCCATGATCGTACAGCAGGGTCAGCAACAGAGCATCGTGCCCGTCCATCCGGAGCAGACCTTCATCCCGGTCCACTTCGCCCGTACCACCAGTGGCACCTTCTTCTGGACTTCGGCCGAGGGAGCTCGTCAGCACCACGAGCAGCAGTTGCGCCAGCAGTTCGACCGTTGGGTTCAGGCCTAA
- the LOC6534146 gene encoding uncharacterized protein LOC6534146 has product MAYETLMNTTTTYSPVCQKKTYTPAKAMRKIFKVACKLFKASGHQQLKELPLPTPTSDEELQNSQNEKLEAELVQL; this is encoded by the coding sequence ATGGCCTACGAAACTCTGAtgaacaccaccaccacctacAGTCCTGTCTGCCAGAAGAAGACCTACACCCCCGCCAAGGCCATGAGGAAGATCTTCAAGGTGGCCTGCAAACTCTTCAAGGCATCGGGTCACCAGCAACTGAAGGAGCTCCCACTCCCCACGCCCACCTCCGATGAGGAGCTGCAGAACTCGCAGAACGAGAAACTGGAAGCCGAGCTCGTCCAACTGTGA
- the LOC6534147 gene encoding enhancer of split malpha protein: protein MSAISKQKNINTMYKSKVSPSRRLKNLLKPLLGQFFNTKKEQPKRSSYIASEEKEAEFEWLSNDMDNMANEHLEHRLIEEIRQCAKEDAVIVYNENGSGELHTIDQEDYYVPVHFARTNAGTFFWTSVQPKACEPYAIEWNFLDRWAQA from the coding sequence ATGTCTGCCATCAGCAAGCAAAAGAACATCAACACCATGTACAAGTCAAAAGTGTCGCCCTCTCGTCGCCTGAAGAACCTGCTGAAGCCCCTTCTCGGACAATTCTTTAACACGAAGAAGGAGCAGCCCAAGCGGAGCTCCTACATCGCCTCCGAGGAGAAGGAGGCCGAGTTCGAGTGGCTCAGCAACGATATGGACAACATGGCCAACGAGCATCTGGAGCATCGCCTCATCGAGGAAATCCGCCAGTGCGCCAAGGAAGATGCCGTCATCGTTTACAACGAGAACGGATCCGGGGAGCTGCACACCATCGACCAGGAGGACTACTACGTGCCCGTGCATTTCGCCCGCACCAATGCCGGCACCTTCTTCTGGACCTCGGTGCAACCCAAAGCCTGCGAGCCCTACGCCATCGAATGGAACTTCCTGGACCGATGGGCTCAAGCTTGA
- the LOC6534148 gene encoding probable E3 ubiquitin-protein ligase bre1, with protein MKAIRCKSSSQVSSQVMIRVVLMLLYVGQVATLKSLDVAQPKSPRTNEAYQIFHGDIDKYELCVKLIRLCRKLWDQAPDYTDAEEKTPDGKAVDDEDKVEYKKGGCIPTGLSKDGEKLFWKITAKWQKEIDDRFLIQNLFVVIMTTENGRNTKLAFGKWQGWCNRTDNYDETTESPEESKEDVNGITRRPKPLKNCNVNSTFGKWISNEIKSTRQLDKDVNVISDIMLKFDKYAKSKCCPYDSIRDRVEIIHDGMDFLQELLGIESYTLPQYKDVNADILNLKGRLEHITISIHKKGGVNYSVGICCPNLMNELEVFKTDFVSNIKIESVQPPKLDHQPYIEKEKSLRDMILSHIKDIGLLESSLKSQSKKSPCCEGEKAQIQNIEQLIQDMKPEKSLGELLKQIEPLNENLAKTNETISGAESLLDLEKDNLQKLNSLYGEECHQKDKFFKDLESKVNQLGYRINNLSLLENVDWPKLRKSVDAVNKMVEDSPLLFSNLTIVSMKTEMKYLKTRTIADFPIQLENKSPVRFCTNVSIKLNDNLEKIANDKTNTIAYHNKQENIVKDRFKELLDKEKEQQYNSPRSLALTKGFMAYNAIPSALRTSSLQLEINQLERDIDNLTENGIESLERQLQYTRLKYEMDKQKIDKKIEEQLKNINLFREEMKREQDLIEERLAKIGDDMETPEQYDDRLSKLEAKALEFPKQIGNSEKTVLDQIASLQQQLKNLEKESDNTEHKADICDAECDFGDLVSIDELMKRVQAIKSKVKNNNNNNNKNKHT; from the exons ATGAAAGCAATCAGATGTAAATCAAGCAGCCAAGTTAGCAGTCAAGTCATG atTCGCGTTGTCCTAATGCTATTATATGTGGGTCAGGTGGCGACCTTAAAGAGTTTGGATGTTGCCCAGCCTAAGTCCCCAAGAACAAACGAGGCCTATCAGATTTTCCACGGCGACATCGACAAGTACGAGCTGTGTGTAAAGCTAATACGACTTTGCCGCAAACTCTGGGACCAAGCTCCCGATTACACCGATGCGGAGGAGAAAACTCCTGATGGAAAAGCGGTGGATGACGAGGACAAGGTCGAGTACAAGAAGGGGGGTTGCATACCCACAGGTCTTTCGAAGGACGgagaaaaattgttttggaaaataaccGCCAAATGGCAGAAGGAAATCGACGATAGGTTCCTGATCCAAAATCTTTTCGTGGTAATAATGACGACAGAGAATGGACGAAATACGAAGTTGGCATTTGGAAAATGGCAAGGTTGGTGCAATAGGACCGATAATTACGATGAAACGACAGAATCGCCCGAGGAATCAAAAGAAGATGTCAACGGGATAACCAGAAGGCCAAAACCCCTAAAAAATTGCAATGTTAATAGTACATTTGGCAAGTGGATTTCCAACGAGATTAAGAGCACCCGACAATTAGATAAAGATGTTAACGTTATTTCAGACATTATGTTGAAATTCGATAAGTATGCCAAGAGCAAGTGCTGCCCCTATGATTCGATCAGAGATCGAGTAGAAATCATACACGATGGAATGGACTTTCTGCAAGAACTGCTTGGCATAGAATCTTATACACTTCCACAATATAAAGATGTAAATGCCGATATTTTAAATCTGAAGGGCAGATTGGAGCACATTACTATCAGCATCCATAAAAAAGGCGGTGTCAACTATTCGGTAGGAATATGTTGCCCTAACCTTATGAATGAACTGGAGGTTTTTAAAACTGATTTTGTAAgcaatattaaaattgaaagCGTACAGCCACCGAAACTTGATCACCAGCCatatattgaaaaagaaaagagcTTGCGAGACATGATTTTAAGTCATATAAAGGATATTGGTCTACTAGAATCTTCTCTTAAAAGCCAAAGCAAGAAAAGTCCTTGTTGCGAAGGCGAAAAAGCACAAATTCAGAATATAGAGCAATTAATACAAGACATGAAGCCCGAAAAGTCCTTAGGagaattattaaaacaaattgaaccattaaatgaaaatctgGCTAAAACCAATGAAACTATTTCAGGTGCAGAAAGTCTGCTTGATTTGGAAAAGGACAATCTccagaaattaaattcattgtACGGAGAAGAATGCCATCAAAAGGACAAGTTCTTTAAGGATCTTGAATCGAAAGTGAACCAATTGGGATATAGAATCAATAACTTGAGTTTGTTGGAAAACGTCGATTGGCCGAAGCTTAGAAAATCTGTGGACGCTGTTAATAAAATGGTCGAAGACAGcccattattattttctaatttaacAATAGTATCCatgaaaactgaaatgaaGTATTTGAAAACTCGGACAATCGCAGATTTCCCCATCCAACTAGAGAACAAAAGTCCAGTAAGATTTTGTACAAATGTGTCTATTAAACTAAATgataatttggaaaaaattgCTAACGATAAAACGAATACTATCGCTTATCATAATAAGCAGGaaaatattgtcaaagaccgATTTAAAGAACTCTTAGATAAGGAAAAAGAGCAGCAATATAATAGCCCGAGAAGCTTAGCCTTAACCAAAGGTTTCATGGCTTATAATGCAATTCCATCTGCTCTAAGGACGAGTTCTTTACAACTAGAGATAAACCAATTGGAAAGAGATATAGACAACTTGACAGAAAACGGAATCGAAAGCTTGGAGAGACAACTGCAATATACGCGATTAAAATACGAAatggacaaacaaaaaattgataagaAAATTGAGGAACAGCTAAAAAACATAAATCTGTTTAGAGAGGAGATGAAAAGAGAACAAGATCTAATCGAAGAACGCCTAGCCAAAATAGGCGATGATATGGAAACACCAGAGCAATATGACGATAGACTAAGCAAACTTGAAGCTAAAGCCTTGGAATTTCCCAAACAAATTGGGAATTCCGAAAAAACAGTTTTAGACCAAATCGCATCGCTACAACAGCAATTAAAAAACCTGGAGAAGGAGTCGGATAATACTGAACACAAGGCAGACATATGCGACGCTGAATGTGATTTTGGCGATCTGGTTTCTATTGATGAATTGATGAAAAGGGTTCAGGCCAtcaaaagtaaagtaaaaaataataataataataataataagaataagca CACTTAA
- the LOC6534149 gene encoding angio-associated migratory cell protein, whose amino-acid sequence MRDNTPPHRPDFDDGEDELEEIIELEEQPLDEDDDDLEEVTLEQLEARLAMAGGDDDEEEDEEELRDRERIANIADEAKVTFEKHTAPVFACSLHPTYNWAVTGSEDDRAYVWETSSGDVLYEITEHKDTITETHFSHDGVYLATGDMAGELFAFKVSEEHDVRPILTKIWEYSMSDMSWLFWHRAAHILLAGSDSGEVFVFRIPSGDCKILPGQSSRCEFGELSGDGKKLFTVYLNGSVKLWDLKSCQVLFDINETHPMGFGEIAHAVVACERDSPFYVCAESSGKMLFCTNNGAVSTIQSEHGIECLAFAPPSADLKLLACGSLDGRISIWDYVKSALRTICENPVPNDGVLRIKWLSDHTILAATSQGNLNAFDARTGALKFTLTGHHYHIYEFVYKPQENLLLTVSEDQTAKIFQVPALGD is encoded by the exons ATGCGTGACAACACACCGCCACACCGGCCAGATTTCGATGACGGCGAGGACGAACTCGAGGAGATAATTGAGCTGGAAGAGCAGCCGCTGGACGAAGATGACGACGATTTGGAGGAAGTGACGCTGGAGCAACTGGAGGCCCGGCTTGCAATGGCCGGTGGCGATGATGACGAAGAAGAAGATGAGGAGGAGCTACGTGATCGTGAGAGAATAGCCAACATCGCGGATGAAGCTAAGGTCACGTTCGAGAAGCACACAGCTCCTGTTTTCGCCTGCAGTCTGCATCCCACTTACAACTGGGCTGTGACGGGCAGCGAGGACGATCGAGCCTACGTTTGGGAAACCTCCAGCGGCGATGTCCTCTACGAGATCACGGAGCACAAGGACACCATCACGGAAACGCACTTCAGTCACGATGGCGTCTATCTGGCCACCGGTGATATGGCCGGTGAACTGTTTGCCTTCAAGGTTAGCGAAGAGCACGACGTGCGCCCAATCCTGACCAAAATCTGGGAGTACTCCATGAGCGACATGTCCTGGCTCTTCTGGCATCGAGCTGCCCACATCCTGCTGGCGGGCAGTGACAGCGGAGAGGTCTTCGTATTCCGCATACCCAGTGGTGACTGCAAAATCCTGCCTGGACAATCTTCGCGTTGCGAGTTCGGGGAGCTCAGTGGGGATGGCAAGAAGCTGTTCACGGTCTACCTGAACGGATCCGTGAAACTCTGGGATCTCAAGAGCTGTCAGGTGCTCTTTGACATCAACGAAACGCATCCAATGGGATTCGGAGAGATCGCGCACGCGGTGGTGGCCTGCGAAAGGGATTCTCCCTTCTACGTCTGCGCTGAGTCGTCGG GCAAAATGCTGTTCTGCACCAACAACGGTGCGGTTAGCACGATCCAGTCGGAACATGGAATCGAGTGCCTGGCCTTTGCTCCCCCCTCGGCGGATCTAAAGCTTCTTGCCTGTGGCTCGCTGGACGGCAGGATATCCATCTGGGACTACGTCAAATCTGCGTTGCGTACCATATGCGAAAATCCAGTTCCCAATGATGGGGTCTTAAG GATCAAGTGGTTGAGCGACCACACGATACTGGCGGCCACTTCGCAGGGAAACCTGAACGCATTTGACGCACGCACAGGAGCGCTGAAATTCACGCTGACGGGACACCACTATCACATCTACGAGTTTGTCTACAAGCCACAGGAAAATCTGCTACTGACGGTATCAGAGGACCAAACGGCCAAGATATTCCAGGTGCCGGCGTTGGGCGATTAG